A region from the Cannabis sativa cultivar Pink pepper isolate KNU-18-1 chromosome 9, ASM2916894v1, whole genome shotgun sequence genome encodes:
- the LOC133031493 gene encoding uncharacterized protein LOC133031493, with protein MAANFMNKSEKKKKDDDETKYPMMVNLSTAIPTENIGNNSINHDYSEHTMQITQAILSRTEYAQNMADFVINQVENAIETSQQATSQVISDPHVDNIFVGQVFSNKETLQNVVSLYSIRRNQPFKVKRSSKLDYKLVCIDENCTWSFLASKHGKTNMFKIRKIQHSHTCSIDVTSVDHPNATSNLIGSVIRTKFVKPKRDYTPNEIVDDMADDYCVSISYQKAWRAREKAIVDARCCPHESYSEIPRILYMMEKCNPGTITDLVTDENGHFKYLYFAIGASIKGWQHCNPIIVTDGTFLKNQHGAALLIASAQNANRHIFPLAFAIVDSKNDTSWNWFFSKLKESYSEREGQCIISDRHESIAKAANTNFSNLMHGVCCYHLLKNTKTKFKNGGDELKNAFNGASKAYNAAEYEKKNMRDLDNIHSGIRDYLVNEVGNSKWTRLYSQNK; from the exons ATGGCTGCAAATTTTATGaacaaatcagaaaaaaaaaaaaaagatgatgatGAGACCAAATACCCTATGATGGTAAACCTTTCGACAGCCATTCCAACAGAAAATATTGGTAACAACTCCATCAATCACGACTACTCTGAACATACAATGCAAATCACCCAAGCTATACTTTCAAGGACAGAGTATGCACAAAACATGGCAGACTTCGTAATCAATCAAGTTGAAAATGCAATTGAAACAAGCCAGCAAGCAACAAGTCAGGTGATCTCAGATCCTCATGTTGATAACATATTTGTTGGACAAGTTTTTTCAAACAAAGAAACTCTACAAAATGTTGTCAGCCTATACTCTATAAGAAGAAATCAACCCTTCAAGGTAAAGAGATCCTCCAAACTTGACTATAAGCTAGTTTGCATCGATGAAAATTGTACATGGAGTTTCTTGGCATCAAAACAtggaaaaacaaacatgttcaAAATCAGAAAGATTCAGCATTCTCATACATGCTCAATAGATGTCACATCTGTAGACCATCCTAATGCAACAAGCAACCTGATTGGTAGTGTAATAAGAACCAAATTTGTAAAGCCAAAGAGAGACTACACACCAAATGAAATAGTGGATGACATGGCAGATGACTATTGTGTCTCCATATCTTACCAAAAAGCATGGAGGGCTAGAGAAAAAGCTATTGTAGATGCAAGATGCTGTCCACACGAATCGTACTCTGAAATACCAAGAATCTTATACATGATGGAAAAATGCAACCCAG GAACAATCACAGACCTTGTCACAGACGAAAATGGCCACTTCAAATACCTATACTTCGCAATAGGTGCTTCCATCAAAGGTTGGCAACACTGCAATCCAATAATAGTCACGGATGGTACTTTCTTAAAAAATCAACATGGTGCAGCATTATTAATAGCTAGTGCACAAAATGCAAATAGACACATATTTCCACTAGCATTTGCAATAGTAGACTCTAAGAATGACACTTCATGGAACTGGTTCTTCAGCAAGCTAAAAGAATCATACAGTGAAAGAGAAGGGCAGTGCATTATTTCAGACAGACATGAAAGTATTGCGAAAGCAGCAAATACAAACTTCTCAAACCTCATGCATGGGGTTTGTTGCTACCACTTGCTAAAAAATACCAAGACCAAGTTCAAAAATGGTGGAGATGAACTCAAGAATGCATTCAATGGAGCTTCCAAAGCTTACAATGCTgctgaatatgaaaaaaaaaacatgagagATTTAGACAATATTCATAGCGGCATAAGAGACTATCTGGTCAACGAAGTTGGAAACAGTAAGTGGACAAGGTTATACAGCCAAAACAAGTGA
- the LOC115723388 gene encoding E3 ubiquitin-protein ligase SIRP1-like yields MINNNDYDHNLNEEVGVNISVEVLVYELPQLDDDDDYDDDDDDDDDFDMNDVPICFVAASEESIEKLEKVWVKDNPIFCSICLEDVSVGLEAAKLPCTHAYHEGCVVEWLQVSKFCPNCRVEIV; encoded by the coding sequence atgataaacAACAACGATTATGATCATAATTTGAATGAAGAAGTCGGTGTTAATATTTCCGTTGAAGTTTTGGTTTATGAACTACCTCAACTTGATGACGACGACGACTACGACGACGACGACGACGATGATGACGACTTTGATATGAATGATGTTCCAATTTGCTTTGTGGCGGCAAGTGAAGAGTCAATcgagaaattagaaaaagttTGGGTTAAAGATAATCCAATTTTTTGTTCGATTTGTTTGGAGGATGTTTCGGTTGGTTTGGAAGCTGCTAAGTTACCATGCACTCACGCGTATCATGAAGGATGTGTTGTTGAGTGGCTAcaagttagtaaattttgtcCAAATTGTAGAGTCGAGATAGTTTAA